One Lusitaniella coriacea LEGE 07157 DNA window includes the following coding sequences:
- a CDS encoding RpnC/YadD family protein produces MTDYDSPWKEAISLYFRDFLRFFFPLIEADIDWERRFEFLDTELQKIKRETETGRREADKLVKVWRHNGEETWVLIHIEVQSQPQPEFAERMYLYHSRIFDTYRRPVASLGVLADKQLSWRPNRYERELWGCRLILEFPIVKLLDYNVNELENDPNPFAAIVQAHRAAQMMGQNPQSGYESKLALVKSLYQRGLTREDIVELFRLIDWLIALPETEEQLLWSEIESLEKERGMPYITSVERFGIEKGRLEGQITQRQEDILRILEVRFEEIPGEIRELVGKIEDIEVLGTLLVQSVTAQSLEAFESTASQYIAQETLENMGEGEDETEV; encoded by the coding sequence ATGACGGATTACGACTCGCCTTGGAAAGAGGCAATATCTCTTTATTTTCGAGATTTTTTGCGTTTTTTCTTCCCCTTGATTGAAGCTGATATTGATTGGGAAAGAAGATTTGAGTTTCTCGATACAGAACTGCAAAAAATCAAGCGCGAAACGGAGACAGGTCGGCGGGAAGCCGATAAGCTGGTCAAGGTCTGGCGGCATAATGGCGAGGAGACGTGGGTTCTCATCCACATTGAGGTTCAGTCGCAGCCACAGCCTGAGTTTGCTGAACGAATGTACCTTTACCACAGCCGGATTTTTGATACCTATCGCCGACCAGTTGCGAGCTTAGGGGTTTTAGCTGATAAGCAACTCTCGTGGCGACCCAATCGCTATGAGCGAGAGCTGTGGGGATGCCGTTTGATTTTAGAGTTTCCCATTGTCAAACTCCTTGATTACAATGTTAATGAACTGGAAAATGACCCAAATCCTTTTGCTGCAATCGTTCAAGCCCATAGAGCAGCTCAGATGATGGGTCAAAACCCCCAGAGTGGCTATGAGAGTAAATTAGCGTTGGTCAAAAGCCTCTATCAACGAGGACTAACCCGCGAAGATATAGTCGAGTTGTTCAGGTTAATTGACTGGCTGATTGCCTTGCCAGAAACTGAGGAGCAGCTTTTGTGGTCAGAGATTGAGAGTTTAGAGAAGGAGAGAGGGATGCCTTATATAACGAGTGTTGAACGGTTCGGCATTGAGAAAGGACGATTAGAGGGTCAGATAACACAAAGACAAGAGGATATTCTTCGCATTCTTGAGGTTCGTTTTGAAGAGATTCCTGGAGAAATTAGAGAGCTGGTCGGGAAAATAGAGGATATTGAGGTGCTTGGGACGCTGCTCGTTCAGTCAGTAACCGCCCAATCCTTAGAGGCGTTTGAGTCTACTGCGAGTCAATATATTGCTCAGGAAACGTTGGAAAATATGGGTGAAGGTGAAGACGAGACAGAAGTCTAG
- a CDS encoding VOC family protein — protein MLSSPQSRGRALQTGNLRSVHHIAFNVVDMQASRHFYGNILGLHELTGDEVPTTLIKLVAAGKVANFVTPDGIVIDLFWEPELAPPDPNPQRAFTRANHLAFDIDPALFDRAVEVLKENNIAIADGPVTRPTGRGIYFYDPDGFILEIRCDPN, from the coding sequence ATGCTGTCCTCTCCCCAGTCGCGCGGTCGCGCCCTACAAACCGGAAATTTGCGTTCCGTTCACCACATTGCTTTTAATGTCGTGGATATGCAGGCTTCGCGCCACTTCTACGGCAACATCCTAGGGTTACACGAACTTACCGGAGACGAAGTTCCCACAACCCTCATCAAATTAGTCGCCGCCGGAAAAGTGGCAAACTTTGTCACCCCAGACGGAATCGTGATTGATTTATTTTGGGAACCCGAACTCGCACCGCCCGATCCCAATCCCCAACGCGCTTTCACCCGCGCCAACCACCTCGCCTTCGATATCGATCCCGCTCTATTCGATCGCGCGGTAGAAGTCCTTAAAGAAAATAATATCGCGATCGCGGATGGGCCGGTCACTCGCCCCACCGGAAGAGGCATCTACTTCTACGATCCCGATGGCTTTATACTCGAAATTCGCTGCGATCCTAATTAA
- a CDS encoding lysophospholipid acyltransferase family protein: MLRPNESLSSRISPWLARILYPLGTYFILPLFFNRLEVRGQENIPRTGPVILAPTHRSRWDAIVMPFTTGKWASGRDLHYMISSNEYKGIQGWFMKRLGGFPVDTQRPSISSFRHSINLLRRGEALVIFPEGDIFRDDKVQPIKSGVARIALDAQSHLPQEEVQIVPVSLSYSQRYPTWGCNVRVTIGEPIAVSSYNSDSMRKRAKRLTADLESALREVHEGESIPEEQYWMPSAS; the protein is encoded by the coding sequence ATGCTGCGCCCTAACGAATCACTCTCTTCCCGTATTTCACCCTGGCTCGCTAGAATTCTCTATCCCCTAGGAACCTATTTCATTCTCCCCCTCTTCTTCAACCGCCTAGAAGTTCGAGGACAAGAAAATATTCCTCGCACGGGCCCCGTTATTCTCGCACCCACCCATCGTTCTCGCTGGGATGCCATCGTGATGCCCTTCACCACCGGGAAATGGGCAAGTGGGCGAGATTTGCACTACATGATTTCAAGTAACGAATACAAAGGGATACAAGGCTGGTTTATGAAGCGGTTGGGAGGATTCCCCGTCGATACCCAACGTCCGAGTATTAGTAGTTTTCGTCACAGTATCAATTTGCTGCGCCGGGGAGAAGCCCTCGTCATCTTTCCAGAAGGAGATATTTTCCGAGACGACAAGGTTCAGCCGATTAAGTCCGGCGTTGCACGCATTGCATTGGACGCTCAATCCCATTTACCCCAGGAAGAAGTCCAAATCGTACCCGTCAGCTTGAGCTATTCCCAACGCTATCCCACTTGGGGGTGCAATGTTCGAGTAACAATTGGAGAACCGATCGCGGTTTCTAGCTACAATAGCGACTCGATGCGCAAACGGGCAAAGCGCTTGACCGCAGATTTAGAATCGGCATTGAGAGAGGTTCACGAAGGCGAATCCATACCTGAAGAACAGTATTGGATGCCGAGCGCTTCGTAA
- a CDS encoding serine/threonine protein kinase has translation MLQVGDVLRDRYQLKQQLSENPVHSTWLAEYLTAPDISQKPVIIKLLAFGGQVHWDHLKLFEREAQVLQNLNHPRIPQYRDYFSIDDRALWFGLVEDYIPGLSLKESLARNKTLKEQEVRQIAIDILEILIYLHGLNPPVLHRDIKPSNIIIGEDKQVYLVDFGAVQSQPTAEGSTFTVVGTYGYTPMEQFGGRSVPASDLYALGATLIHLLTGVAPANLPQQNFRIQFTRRVSLSPSLTRWIEKLIEPDLEERFPSASQALNALKSGIMPDDASSLATQPLKPPIPNNSGCGKVYDPSVPVPDEIQGWNWGAFFLPGFWPLTNQVWMGLLAWTPYFGWLVGLALGIKGNEWAWKSRRWRSIEHFKAHQRGWAIAGLFVGIPMAWISLFVLTTLLQYWLHF, from the coding sequence ATGCTGCAAGTTGGAGACGTTCTGCGCGATCGCTATCAACTCAAACAGCAATTGAGCGAAAATCCCGTACACTCAACCTGGCTAGCAGAGTATTTGACTGCGCCAGATATCTCTCAGAAGCCAGTAATTATTAAACTATTGGCTTTTGGCGGTCAGGTGCATTGGGATCATCTCAAATTGTTTGAACGGGAAGCTCAAGTTTTACAGAATCTCAATCATCCTCGAATTCCACAGTACCGCGATTATTTTTCCATTGACGATCGCGCACTTTGGTTTGGCTTGGTTGAAGACTATATCCCCGGCTTATCTTTGAAAGAATCGCTGGCTCGCAATAAAACCTTAAAAGAGCAAGAAGTTCGTCAAATCGCGATCGATATTTTAGAAATTCTGATTTATTTACACGGGTTAAATCCCCCCGTTCTCCATCGCGATATTAAGCCCAGCAACATTATTATTGGCGAAGATAAACAAGTTTATTTAGTGGATTTTGGAGCGGTACAAAGTCAACCCACAGCCGAAGGTTCGACGTTTACGGTGGTGGGAACTTATGGCTACACGCCAATGGAACAGTTTGGGGGACGCAGCGTCCCCGCCTCGGATCTCTATGCGCTGGGTGCAACTTTAATTCATTTACTCACGGGAGTTGCCCCCGCAAATCTTCCCCAACAAAATTTCAGAATTCAATTTACTCGTCGAGTGAGTCTGAGTCCCAGTTTGACTCGCTGGATTGAAAAGTTAATCGAACCCGATCTCGAAGAACGTTTTCCCAGTGCCAGCCAAGCGCTGAACGCCCTCAAATCGGGCATTATGCCTGACGATGCATCCTCGCTGGCAACGCAGCCCCTAAAGCCGCCTATCCCCAATAATTCTGGTTGCGGGAAGGTGTACGATCCTTCTGTACCGGTTCCCGATGAGATTCAAGGGTGGAATTGGGGAGCATTTTTTCTCCCAGGTTTTTGGCCTTTAACCAATCAAGTTTGGATGGGTTTGTTAGCGTGGACTCCCTATTTCGGTTGGCTTGTGGGATTGGCTTTGGGAATTAAGGGAAATGAATGGGCGTGGAAAAGCAGAAGGTGGCGCAGCATCGAACACTTCAAGGCGCATCAAAGAGGTTGGGCAATTGCAGGATTGTTTGTGGGCATTCCAATGGCTTGGATCTCTTTGTTTGTTTTGACCACATTGTTGCAATACTGGTTACATTTTTGA
- a CDS encoding Uma2 family endonuclease, translating to MPVLEQPLAETRVMLHPVRWQTFEILLGDLGAHRGTRLAYCEEMLEIMTPLGEHEHNNRFIDDLIRAIADEKNLNIKKMGSLTLKRDDLQKGVEPDSCYYLQNEPQVRGKQNINLNIDPPPDLVLEIDITSGSLNKLPIYGALGVPEVWRYDGEDLTVWVRQASEKYDRATHSLAFPDVEIAAIPQFVRQSLIDGETATLREFRRWIMSV from the coding sequence ATGCCTGTTTTGGAACAACCGCTAGCGGAGACAAGGGTGATGCTGCACCCCGTTCGCTGGCAGACTTTCGAGATTTTATTGGGGGATTTGGGGGCGCACCGGGGAACGCGCTTGGCATATTGTGAGGAAATGTTGGAAATTATGACTCCTTTAGGAGAACACGAGCATAATAACCGTTTTATTGATGATTTGATTCGCGCGATCGCGGACGAAAAGAATTTAAATATTAAAAAGATGGGTTCTCTCACCTTAAAACGAGACGATCTCCAAAAAGGAGTCGAACCCGATTCCTGTTACTATCTGCAAAATGAACCCCAAGTTCGAGGCAAACAAAACATTAATTTGAATATCGATCCGCCACCAGATTTGGTTTTAGAAATTGATATTACAAGCGGTTCTTTGAACAAATTACCAATTTACGGGGCATTGGGCGTACCGGAGGTGTGGCGCTACGATGGGGAAGATTTAACGGTGTGGGTGCGTCAAGCATCGGAAAAATACGATCGCGCGACCCATTCTCTGGCTTTTCCCGATGTGGAAATCGCGGCAATTCCTCAATTTGTACGACAGAGTTTGATAGATGGGGAAACGGCAACATTACGGGAGTTTCGGCGTTGGATAATGTCTGTGTAG